In one Oryza glaberrima chromosome 2, OglaRS2, whole genome shotgun sequence genomic region, the following are encoded:
- the LOC127762291 gene encoding wall-associated receptor kinase 5-like, with protein sequence MLLPLIILALSARSAAEAAAMQPSETCLRRCGDVEIPYPFGVGSGCHLETGDWTFVLSCNRSADGRLRVYNYEIEVVDVSVRRGQLRIYSAINPWCYNGSTSAMNGQSNWWYDMSITNFRINDALNRFTVIGCNSLAYILSPNGTAGADRYMTGCMAMCPGAGRLEKENGSCAGVGCCQTAIPAGLNGYQVSFEEKFNTSAIAGFSRCSYAVLVEASAFDFRASYVTTDEFMASNGGQLPLVLDWAIGNNTCEEAKRNASAYACVSANSECVESRYGRGRGYLCNCSAGYDGNPYLLDGCQDINECDESRFRYPCSVPGTCVNTPGGFTCTCPDKTIGNAYNGTCGDNKSQLGWKIAIGISSGVVILIVTASCVYMIHAKRRLAKIKREHFRQHGGLLLFEEMKSRQGLSFALFTQEELEQATNRFDERNVIGKGGNGTVYRGTIAKDNGAVVAIKRCRLATERQKKEFGKEMLILSQINHRNIVKLYGCCLEVEVPMLVYKYIPNGTLYRLIHGGEGGASARRIPFAARVRIAHQAAEALAYLHSWASPPIIHGDVKTSNILLDEDYAAKVSDFGASTLAPADAAQFVTFVQGTCGYLDPEYMRTCRLTDKSDVYSFGVVLLELLTCRKALNLEELEEEKYLSSQFLLAVGEGRLGEILDPQIKGEQSMEVIEQVAELAKQCLEISGEKRPSMREVAEELDRLGKLSLHPWGQPNSGELAALLGGSPSMAADSDQIELSTSTRNISFSDTAYIGIRSPR encoded by the exons ATGCTTCTTCCACTGATCATCCTTGCCCTGTCGGCGCgttcggcggcggaggcggcggcgatgcagcCGAGCGAGACGTGCCtgcggcggtgcggcgacgtGGAGATCCCGTACCCGTTCGGCGTCGGCAGCGGGTGCCACCTCGAGACCGGGGACTGGACGTTCGTGCTGAGCTGCAACCGCAGCGCGGACGGGCGGCTGAGGGTGTACAACTACGAGATCGAGGTGGTGGACGTGTCGGTGCGGCGCGGGCAGCTGCGCATCTACAGCGCCATCAACCCGTGGTGCTACAACGGCAGCACGTCCGCCATGAACGGGCAGAGCAACTGGTGGTACGACATGTCCATCACCAACTTCCGCATCAACGACGCGCTCAACCGCTTCACCGTCATCGGGTGCAACTCCCTCGCCTACATCCTCTCGCCCAAcggcaccgccggcgccgaccggTACATGACCGGGTGCATGGCCATGTGCCCCGGCGCGGGCCGGCTGGAGAAGGAGAACGGCTCCTGCGCCGGCGTGGGGTGCTGCCAGACGGCCATCCCGGCCGGCCTCAACGGGTACCAGGTCTCCTTCGAGGAGAAGTTCAACACGTCGGCGATCGCCGGGTTCAGCCGCTGCAGCTACGCCGTGCTGGTCGAAGCCTCGGCGTTCGACTTCCGCGCCTCGTACGTCACCACCGACGAGTTCATGGCGTCCAACGGCGGCCAGCTGCCGCTGGTGCTCGACTGGGCCATCGGGAACAATACGTGCGAGGAGGCCAAGCGGAACGCGTCGGCCTACGCCTGCGTCAGCGCCAACAGCGAGTGCGTCGAGTCCAGGTACGGCCGTGGCCGCGGCTACCTCTGCAACTGCTCCGCCGGCTACGACGGCAACCCCTACCTCCTCGACGGCTGCCAAG ATATCAACGAATGCGACGAGAGCAGGTTCAGGTACCCGTGCTCCGTTCCTGGCACATGTGTCAACACTCCTGGAGGATTCACCTGCACTTGCCCTGACAAGACGATAGGCAACGCTTACAACGGCACATGCGGGGATAACAAGTCCCAGCTCGGATGGAAGATCGCCATTG GAATCAGCAGCGGGGTTGTGATACTGATAGTCACCGCGTCGTGCGTGTACATGATCCACGCGAAGAGGAGGCTGGCAAAGATCAAGAGGGAGCACTTCAGGCAGCACGGTGGGCTGCTGCTGTTCGAGGAGATGAAGTCGAGGCAGGGCCTGTCGTTCGCGCTCTTCACCCAGGAGGAGCTGGAGCAGGCGACGAACCGGTTCGACGAGCGCAACGTGATCGGCAAGGGCGGGAACGGCACTGTGTACAGGGGCACCATCGCCAAGGACAACGGCGCCGTGGTCGCCATCAAGCGGTGCCGGCTGGCCACCGAGCGGCAGAAGAAGGAGTTCGGCAAGGAGATGCTGATCCTGTCCCAGATCAACCACCGCAACATCGTCAAGCTCTACGGCTGCTGCCTCGAGGTGGAGGTCCCCATGCTGGTGTACAAGTACATCCCCAACGGCACCCTGTACAGGCTCAtccacggcggcgagggcggtgcgTCGGCGCGGCGCATCCCGTTCGCGGCGCGGGTGAGGATCGCGCACCAGGCCGCCGAGGCGCTGGCGTACCTGCACTCGTGGGCGTCGCCGCCCATCATCCACGGCGACGTCAAGACGTCCAACATACTGCTCGACGAGGACTACGCGGCGAAGGTGTCCGACTTCGGGGCGTCGACGCTGGCGCCGGCGGACGCGGCGCAGTTCGTCACGTTCGTGCAGGGCACCTGCGGGTACCTCGACCCGGAGTACATGCGGACGTGCAGGCTCACCGACaagagcgacgtgtacagcttcggcgtcgtgCTGCTGGAGCTCCTCACCTGCCGGAAGGCGCTCAACctggaggagctggaggaggagaagtaCCTCTCGTCGCAGTTCCTCCTGGCCGTCGGGGAGGGCCGGCTCGGCGAGATCCTGGACCCGCAGATCAAGGGCGAGCAGAGCATGGAGGTGATCGAGCAGGTCGCCGAGCTGGCGAAGCAGTGCCTGGAGATCTCCGGCGAGAAGAGGCCGTCGATGCGGGAGGTCGCGGAGGAGCTCGACAGGCTGGGGAAGCTGTCGCTGCACCCATGGGGGCAGCCCAACTCCGGCGAGCTAGCGGCATTGCTCGGTGGATCGCCGAGCATGGCTGCTGATTCTGATCAGATTGAACTTAGCACTAGCACTAGAAACATTAGTTTCAGTGATACGGCGTATATTGGGATCCGATCTCCACGCTGA
- the LOC127764458 gene encoding putative wall-associated receptor kinase-like 16 — MLLPLMAVLIASAWPAAASTTTAAAQPAAACQRRCGDVDIPYPFGIGRGCYLYTGEGDVTFGLTCNRTADGSYRPFCWEYEVLDVSLRRGQARVRNDINRWCYNTTTRSMDAESTWWWDVSDSWFHVSDEGNRLVVVGCNSLAYVTSVNETEYMTGCMATCPSVGRLENGSCSGMGCCEAAIPRGINSYVVGFEEKFNTTSGAVGRCSYAVVVEAASFEFRTTYVTTGDFVESTGGKVPLVLDWVVGKETCREARRNATGYMCVSRDSECVDSRNGPGYLCNCSAGFEGNPYLLDGCQDINECEDSRFKYPCSVPGTCINTPGGFRCSCPDKTTGNAYFGTCEAKKSQLGVHIAIGVSIGIALLVIIMSSAYMIQQKRRLATVKRRYFNQHGGLLLFEEMKSNQGLSFTVFTKEELEEATNKFDERNVLGKGGNGTVYRGTLKDGRVVAIKRCKLINERQKKEFGKEMLILSQINHRNIVKLHGCCLEVEVPMLVYEFIPNGTLYQLIHGGRHGSRISFAARLKIAHEAAEALAYLHSWASPPIIHGDVKSPNMLIDENYTVKVSDFGASTLAPTDEAQFVTLVQGTCGYLDPEYMQTCKLTDKSDVYSFGVVLLELLTCRKALNLQALEEEKNLSSHFLLAMSENRLEGILDSQIQSEQSIELIEQMADLAKQCLDMSSEKRPSMRQVAEELDRLRKLAEHPWGRHESEELKKLLVRGSPSTFSEIELSNGYVSLTDSAYLGIQSPR, encoded by the exons ATGCTTCTTCCGTTGATGGCCGTGCTGATCGCCTCGGCATGGCCGGCGGCagcatcgacgacgacggctgctgCACAGCCAGCCGCCGCGTGCCAGCGCCGGTGCGGCGACGTGGACATCCCCTACCCGTTCGGCATCGGCCGCGGCTGCTACCTCTACACCGGCGAGGGCGACGTTACCTTCGGGCTCACCTGCAACCGCACCGCCGACGGCAGCTACCGCCCCTTCTGCTGGGAGTACGAGGTCCTGGACGTCTCCCTCCGCCGCGGGCAGGCGCGCGTCCGCAACGACATCAACCGGTGGTGCTACAACACCACGACCCGGTCGATGGACGCGGAGAGCACGTGGTGGTGGGACGTCTCCGACTCGTGGTTCCATGTCTCCGACGAGGGCaaccgcctcgtcgtcgtcgggtgcAACTCGCTCGCGTACGTGACGTCGGTGAACGAGACGGAGTACATGACCGGGTGCATGGCCACCTGCCCCAGCGTGGGGCGGCTGGAGAACGGGTCGTGCTCCGGCATGGGCTGCTGCGAGGCGGCCATCCCGAGGGGGATCAACTCCTACGTCGTGGGGTTCGAGGAGAAGTTCAACACCACCTCCGGCGCCGTCGGCCGGTGCAGCTACGCAGTGGTGGTCGAGGCCGCCTCCTTCGAGTTCAGGACGACGTACGTCACCACCGGCGACTTCGTGGAGTCCACCGGCGGCAAGGTGCCCCTGGTGCTCGACTGGGTGGTCGGCAAGGAGACGTGCCGGGAGGCGAGGCGGAACGCCACGGGCTACATGTGCGTCAGCCGCGACAGCGAGTGCGTCGATTCGAGGAACGGCCCGGGCTACCTCTGCAACTGCTCCGCCGGCTTTGAAGGAAACCCTTACCTCCTCGACGGATGCCAAG ATATTAACGAGTGTGAGGACAGCAGATTCAAGTACCCGTGCTCTGTTCCTGGTACCTGCATTAACACTCCAGGTGGATTCAGATGTTCTTGTCCTGATAAAACTACGGGCAACGCTTACTTTGGCACATGCGAGGCCAAGAAATCTCAGCTCGGAGTTCACATCGCAATTG GTGTTAGCATTGGCATAGCTCTACTAGTAATCATCATGTCTTCTGCTTACATGATCCAGCAAAAGAGGAGGCTTGCCACTGTAAAAAGGAGGTACTTTAACCAGCATGGTGGCCTGTTGCTATTCGAAGAAATGAAGTCAAATCAGGGACTATCCTTCACAGTGTTTACCAAAGAAGAGCTAGAAGAAGCAACTAACAAATTCGATGAGCGAAATGTGCTCGGGAAAGGAGGCAATGGCACTGTCTACAGGGGTACTCTGAAAGACGGTAGAGTGGTTGCGATCAAGAGGTGCAAGCTAATCAACGAGAGGCAGAAGAAAGAGTTTGGCAAGGAAATGCTCATTCTGTCCCAGATCAACCACAGGAACATCGTCAAGCTCCATGGATGCTGCCTAGAGGTGGAGGTCCCCATGCTTGTCTACGAGTTCATCCCGAATGGCACCTTGTACCAACTTATCCATGGCGGGCGACACGGGTCGCGCATTTCCTTCGCGGCGCGTCTGAAGATCGCGCACGAGGCCGCCGAAGCGCTTGCGTACCTGCACTCGTGGGCTTCACCCCCAATCATCCATGGCGACGTGAAATCGCCCAACATGCTCATCGACGAGAACTACACCGTGAAGGTTTCGGACTTTGGTGCTTCCACACTGGCTCCAACAGATGAGGCTCAGTTCGTCACACTTGTTCAGGGGACCTGCGGCTACCTCGATCCAGAGTACATGCAGACATGCAAACTGACGGATAAGAgtgacgtgtacagcttcggtgTCGTTCTCCTAGAGCTGCTCACGTGTCGGAAGGCACTGAACCTTCAGGCgctcgaggaggagaagaatcTCTCGTCACACTTCCTTCTAGCTATGAGTGAGAACAGGCTCGAGGGGATACTGGACTCCCAGATACAAAGCGAGCAGAGCATTGAACTGATTGAACAAATGGCAGATCTAGCAAAGCAGTGCCTGGATATGTCTAGTGAGAAGAGACCCTCGATGCGTCAGGTTGCAGAGGAGCTTGACAGGCTAAGGAAGCTAGCAGAGCATCCTTGGGGACGGCATGAAAGTGAGGAGCTGAAGAAATTGCTTGTTAGAGGATCGCCAAGCACGTTCTCTGAAATAGAACTTAGCAATGGGTATGTCAGCTTGACTGACTCGGCGTATCTAGGAATCCAATCTCCACGGTGA